The following are encoded together in the Neomonachus schauinslandi chromosome 15, ASM220157v2, whole genome shotgun sequence genome:
- the C1QTNF1 gene encoding complement C1q tumor necrosis factor-related protein 1, which yields MGSRGLRLVLACCLLLAFACGPALGRVPRGPQELQEQEGTREPPLDHAERDEENHEKYSPRQGEEAPASRCFRCCDPGSPVYQAIPMPQINITILKGEKGDRGDRGLQGKYGKTGSVGARGHVGPKGQKGSMGAPGDRCKNHYAAFSVGRKKPLHSNDYYQTVIFDTEFVNLYGHFNMFTGKFYCYVPGIYFFSLNVHTWNQKETYLHIMKNGEEVVILYAQVSDRSIMQSQSLMLELRDQDEVWVRLFKGERENAIFSDEFDTYITFSGYLVKHAAEP from the exons ATGGGCTCCCGGGGACTGAGACTCGTGCTGGCATGCTGCCTGCTGCTGGCCTTCGCCTGTGGCCCGGCGCTGGGCCGTGTGCCACGGGGTCCACAGGAgctgcaggagcaggaggggaccAGGGAGCCGCCGCTGGACCACGCTGAGAG GGATGAAGAAAACCATGAAAAGTACAGCCCCAGGCAGGGTGAGGAGGCCCCTGCTTCCCGGTGCTTTCGCTGCTGTGACCCTGGCAGCCCCGTGTACCAGGCCATCCCCATGCCGCAGATCAACATCACCATCTTGAAAG GTGAGAAGGGTGACCGGGGAGACCGAGGCTTGCAAGGGAAATACGGCAAGACGGGCTCTGTGGGCGCCAGGGGCCACGTGGGCCCCAAAGGGCAGAAGGGGTCCATGGGGGCCCCCGGGGACCGCTGCAAGAACCACTATGCCGCCTTCTCGGTGGGCCGCAAGAAGCCTCTGCACAGCAACGACTACTACCAGACCGTGATCTTTGACACGGAGTTCGTGAATCTCTACGGCCACTTCAACATGTTCACGGGCAAGTTCTACTGCTACGTGCCGGGCATCTACTTCTTCAGCCTCAATGTGCACACCTGGAACCAGAAGGAGACGTACCTGCACATCATGAAGAACGGGGAGGAGGTGGTGATCCTGTACGCCCAGGTGAGCGACCGCAGCATCATGCAGAGCCAGAGCCTGATGCTCGAGCTGCGGGACCAGGACGAGGTCTGGGTGCGCCTCTTCAAGGGCGAGCGGGAGAACGCCATCTTCAGTGACGAGTTTGACACCTACATCACCTTCAGCGGCTACCTGGTCAAGCACGCCGCGGAGCCCTAG